The Iamia sp. SCSIO 61187 genomic sequence CGTACCGCACCCGGTGGAACTGGGGCGGCGGGGCCGGCGTGGCCGACACCGGCTCGGTGGTCGGCATCCAGATCGGCGGCCAGTGGACCGAGGGCACCGGCTTCACCGAGAACGGGGTCATCGTCGACGGCCGGCTGACCAAGATCGGCGCCGAGCTGGAGTGGACCTACGACTGGGACGCCCCGATGGAGCCGTGGCGCGTCGTCGACCCCCACGGCCACCTCGACATCACCCTGACCCCCCGGTTCGACAAGCACACCGGCGTCAAGGCCGTCGTCGCCCAGACCGAGGTCCACCAGGTCTTCGGCACCTGGTCGGGCTGGGTCGCCACCGACGACGGCACCGTCCACCGCCTCGACGGCGCCCAGGGCTTCGCCGAGGAGTCCCGCTCCCGCTGGTAGCCCCGCCCCGAAGGTGCAGGGGACGCGACGTGCCAGGCACGTCGCGTCCGTCAGCGCAGGAGGTGGCGGCGGAAGAAGGCGACGCTGGCGCCCCGCTCGAAGGTCGGCACCTGGACGTGGCGGCCGGGGTTCACGTGCAGGGTCTTCTCGGTCGAGCCGAGGGCGTCCCAGAGGGCGAGCGAGGTCTCCCGGGTCATCAGCTCGTCGTCCCACTGCGTCAGGAAGAGCACCGGGACGTCGACGGCGGCGGCCTGCCGGGCCCACGCCTCGTCGCCCGGACGCAGGGCGTTGAGGCCGAAGACGGCCGCGGCGATGCGGTCGTCGCGGGCGGTCAGCGGCAGGCCGTGGGTCGTCCCCATCGACACGCCCCACCACCCGAACGGCCCCGCCGCCCAGCGCTCGTCCCGCTGGAGGGCGTCGAGGAGCACCTGCCACTCGCCGACGTGCACCTCGGCCCGACGGGCCATGGCGGCGCGGGCCTCGCGGCCGAAGACCCGCCGCCGCTCCTCGGGGTCGCCGCTGGACAGGGCGGCCAGCTGGCGCGAGGCCGCCTCCGGGTCGCTGACGCGGTCGCCGTGCTCGGGGGCGTCGAGGGCGACGACGCCCACGCCCAGCTCGGACACGAGCATGCGGGCCAGGGCGAGGACGTTGTCGATGCGCTTGTGCTGGAACCCGCCGTGGCCGATGCAGACCGTGGCGTGCGGAGCCGAGGCATCGGCGGGCAGCCAGTGGATGCCGGGCACCAGGGCCTCCCCGGCCGGCAGCGTGAAGCGGCGCTCGACGACGTCACCGTCGCGCTGCTCGTCGACGATGTCCATGGGTCCTCCTCGGAGCCGGGCCCGCCAGGGCCGGGGCGGTGGTGACAGATCGCAACCGGCGATCGGAGATGTCACCACAGGCGGTGACAGTATGCAACCAGCCGCTGTGGGAGCATCGTCGGCGTGGCCGCCCCGTCCTCCTCCTCGTCGCCTCCTGCCGCCCCCCGCCTGGCCGCCGGCGACCGGCGCGAGGCCCTCCTCGACGTCACCCGCGACCTCGTCCACGAGGTCGGTCCCGGCCGCATCACCATGGGCGTCGTGGCCGACCGGGCCGCGGTGACGCGGGCCCTCGTCTACAAGCACTTCGGGAACCGGGACGAGCTGCTCGTGGCGCTCTACCGCAGGGAGGCCCGGCGCCTGGATCGCGAGATGCGGGCGCGCGTCGCCGCCGCCCCGGACGGCTTCGAGCCCAAGCTCCGCGCCCTCGTCGGTGCGACCCTCGAGGCGGCGGACGAGCACGGACCGTTCTTCGCCCCGTTGCGCGACGTGCGGGCCGATCGGGAGGTGCGGCGCGACCAGCGGGCCCGGGACCGGCGCACGGTCGGGTTCTTCGCCGAGCTGGCCGAGCGGGACTTCGGGATCGACGAGCGCACGGCGCGCTCGGTGGTGTCCGTCGTGCTCTCGGGCATCCGCGCCCTGCTGCCGCAGCTGCGCTCACGACCGGGCGCCGCCGAGCAGCGCTTCCTGGTCGACACCTACGTGGAGATGACCATCGGCGGGCTGCAGCGCCTCGCCGCCCGCGACCGCTGACCCGCCCACGCGGTGCCAGGCACCGGTGGTCGGAGTGGGTCAGACCCACTCCGACCGGCTCCTCAGCGGTTGGCGGTGGAGGAAGGGGCGACCGACCCGATGGCGTCGGCGAGGGCGGCGGCGACCCGGTCGTGGTCCGTCGCCACCAGCCCGACGGTGACGCGGACGTGGTCGACGGGCTCGCGGGCCCAGACGAAGGGGGTCCCCGGCGCCACCGCGATCCCGTGGGAGGCCAGGGCGACCACGGTGGCCTGCTCGTCGGGGGTCTCGACCCACAGGTTGATCCCGTCGCCGGCCCCGCAGGCCACGCCCCGCTCGATCAGGCCGGCGGTCACGCGGGCCCGGCGCTCGGCGTAGACCTCCCGGGCCGTGGCCACGCACGCCGTGGCCGACGGGTCGTCGAGCAGCTCGACCAGCACGGCCTGCAGCAGCCGGCTCGACCACCCCGGCCCGAGGAGCCGCCGGTCGACGAGGGCGTCGACGACGGCGGCGGGGCCGGCCACCGACGCCAGCCGGAGGTCGGGGCCGTACGACTTCGAGAACGAGGTGACGTGCACCGTCGAGTCGGGGAGCCACACGCCGAGCGAGACGTCCTCGGCCCCGCTGATGGCGCCGGAGTGGTCGTCCTCGACCACCAGCACGTCGCGGCCGGCGAGGAGCCCGGCCAGCTCGCGAGCCCGCTCGACCGTCATCGAGGTCCCGGTCGGGTTGTGCGACCGGGGCTGGAGGAACACGGCGACGGGGTCGACGTCCAGCGCGCCGGCCAGGGCGGCGGGGACGATGCCCGCCTCGTCGAGGGGGAGGGCGACGATCTCGGCGCCCAAGAGGTCGAGGAGGTCGAGCAGCGGCGGGAAGGCCGGGTTCTCGACCAGGACCCGGTCGCCGAGGCGGAGGTGGAGGCTGGCCAGGCGGTCGAGGGCGTCGAGGGCCCCGTCGACGACGGTGACGGCCTCGGCCGGGAACGGCAGGCGGGCCCGCACGGCGTCCTCGAGGTCGGGCAGCACCGGCCGGTCGAGGTACGACGTCGTCAGGGCCGTGCCGTCGAGGCGGGCCAGCACCGGGGCCAGGTCGGGGAGGAGGGCGACGTCGGGGGTGCCCGTGCTCAGGTCGAGCCGGTAGCGCCCGGCCGGCGCCGTGAGCCGCCGGTACCGCCCCGGGCCGGGGCGGCGGATCGGGCCTGTGACGAACGTGCCCTGCCGGCCCCGCCCCTCGATCACCCCGAGGCGGCCCAGCTGGCCCCACGCCTCGCTGACGGTCGTGGCCCCGGCGTCGACCGCGGTGGCCAGCTGGCGCACCGTCGGCAGCCGGGCGCCCGGGGGGAGCACGCCCTGCGAGACGAGGCGGCTCACGGCGGCGGCGATGCCGCGGGCGCTGCGCTCCTCCACGGCGGCGACGATCAGGGCGGCGACGTCCGGGGGAGCGGTCGCGGCGGTCATGACCGCCGACCTTGGCACGGGGTCCGGCACCGATCCCATGGACGACCCCCGGTCCTCACCGACACGCCACTCCCCCGTAACAAAGCGAAACAATCGAGGTGTTGAGTGGACTGTACCGCAGGAGTACCGTCATGTGGCCGCCGTCACATGACCGATGTGGTGAACCGAGCCCCGAGGAGCCCCCATGACCGTGGTCCGCGCTGCGATCCTCCAGACCGACTGGACCGGCGACAAGGCGTCGATGATCGACAAGCACGAGCAGGCCGCTCGGGACGCCGCCGCCGAGGGCGCCCAGGTGATGTGCTTCCAGGAGCTGTTCTACGGCCCCTACTTCTGCCAGGTGCAGGACGCCGAGTACTACAGCTACACCGAGCCCATCCCCGACGGGCCCACCACCAAGCGCTTCCAGGCCCTGGCCAAGGAGCTGGGCATGGTGCTGGTGCTCCCGATGTACGAGATCGTCCAGGACGGCCTCTACTACAACACCGCGGCGGTGATCGACGCCGACGGCACCTACCTCGGCAAGTACCGCAAGCAGCACATCCCGCAGGTCAAGGGGTTCTGGGAGAAGTTCTACTTCACCCCCGGCACCGACGGGTACCCGGTGTTCGAGACCGCCGTGGGCAAGGTCGGCGTCTACATCTGCTACGACCGCCACTTCCCCGAGGGCTGGCGCTGCCTGGGCCTCAACGGGGCCGAGATCGTGTTCAACCCGTCGGCCACCAGCCGGGGGCTCTCGGAGTACATCTGGCGGGTCGAGCAGCCCGCCGCCGCGGTGGCGAACATGTACTACGTCGCCGCCATCAACCGCACCGGCATCGAGCCGTTGGGCGACGACGACTTCTACGGCCAGAGCTACTTCGTCGACCCCCGCGGCCAGATGGTCGGCGACGTGGGCGACCCCCACAAGCCCGAGCTGATCGTGCGCGACCTCGACCTGGCGATGATCCGCGAGGTCCGCGACGGCTGGCAGTTCTACCGGGACCGTCGGCCCGACGCCTACGACGAGATCGTCCGGCGATGAGCGAGCGGAGCGAGCGACCCGACAGCGCGAGGAGGCCGACATGGCAACGACCCTGATCAAGAACGGCACCGTCGTCAGCCCGAGCGGCCGCATCGCCAGCGACGTCCTCATCGACGGCGAGACCATCGCCGCGGTCGGCGCCCCCGGCTTCTTCGCCGCCGCCGAGGCCACCGCCGACAAGGTGATCGACGCCACCGGCAAGTACGTCA encodes the following:
- a CDS encoding PLP-dependent aminotransferase family protein — its product is MTAATAPPDVAALIVAAVEERSARGIAAAVSRLVSQGVLPPGARLPTVRQLATAVDAGATTVSEAWGQLGRLGVIEGRGRQGTFVTGPIRRPGPGRYRRLTAPAGRYRLDLSTGTPDVALLPDLAPVLARLDGTALTTSYLDRPVLPDLEDAVRARLPFPAEAVTVVDGALDALDRLASLHLRLGDRVLVENPAFPPLLDLLDLLGAEIVALPLDEAGIVPAALAGALDVDPVAVFLQPRSHNPTGTSMTVERARELAGLLAGRDVLVVEDDHSGAISGAEDVSLGVWLPDSTVHVTSFSKSYGPDLRLASVAGPAAVVDALVDRRLLGPGWSSRLLQAVLVELLDDPSATACVATAREVYAERRARVTAGLIERGVACGAGDGINLWVETPDEQATVVALASHGIAVAPGTPFVWAREPVDHVRVTVGLVATDHDRVAAALADAIGSVAPSSTANR
- a CDS encoding TetR/AcrR family transcriptional regulator, with the translated sequence MAAPSSSSSPPAAPRLAAGDRREALLDVTRDLVHEVGPGRITMGVVADRAAVTRALVYKHFGNRDELLVALYRREARRLDREMRARVAAAPDGFEPKLRALVGATLEAADEHGPFFAPLRDVRADREVRRDQRARDRRTVGFFAELAERDFGIDERTARSVVSVVLSGIRALLPQLRSRPGAAEQRFLVDTYVEMTIGGLQRLAARDR
- a CDS encoding nitrilase-related carbon-nitrogen hydrolase — protein: MTVVRAAILQTDWTGDKASMIDKHEQAARDAAAEGAQVMCFQELFYGPYFCQVQDAEYYSYTEPIPDGPTTKRFQALAKELGMVLVLPMYEIVQDGLYYNTAAVIDADGTYLGKYRKQHIPQVKGFWEKFYFTPGTDGYPVFETAVGKVGVYICYDRHFPEGWRCLGLNGAEIVFNPSATSRGLSEYIWRVEQPAAAVANMYYVAAINRTGIEPLGDDDFYGQSYFVDPRGQMVGDVGDPHKPELIVRDLDLAMIREVRDGWQFYRDRRPDAYDEIVRR